A single region of the Halorussus gelatinilyticus genome encodes:
- a CDS encoding DNA-directed RNA polymerase has translation MYKRVRLKDTVEVPPEHLADVTPNLVKKLLQDKLEGRMDEDVGSVVSVVNVNDIGDGAVLPNRPGVYYEADFDAVTYDPQMQEVVDGEIVEVVNFGAFVGIGPVDGLLHVSQISDEYLAYDEEGQMLASRESNRTLGVGDSVRARIVTKSIDERNPRESKIGLTAKQVGLGKHGWLKEEREKRQATTESE, from the coding sequence ATGTACAAACGGGTCAGACTCAAGGATACGGTCGAGGTTCCCCCAGAACACCTCGCGGACGTGACGCCGAACTTAGTGAAGAAGCTCCTGCAGGACAAGCTGGAGGGGCGGATGGACGAGGACGTTGGAAGCGTCGTCAGCGTCGTGAACGTCAACGACATCGGCGACGGTGCGGTCCTGCCGAACCGACCGGGCGTCTACTACGAGGCCGATTTCGACGCGGTCACGTACGACCCCCAGATGCAGGAAGTGGTGGACGGAGAGATAGTGGAAGTGGTCAACTTCGGTGCCTTCGTCGGCATCGGGCCGGTAGACGGCCTGCTCCACGTCTCCCAGATCTCCGACGAGTACCTCGCCTACGACGAGGAGGGCCAGATGCTCGCCTCCCGCGAGTCGAACCGCACGCTCGGCGTCGGCGACTCGGTGCGGGCGCGCATCGTCACCAAGAGCATCGACGAGCGCAACCCCCGCGAGAGCAAGATCGGGCTGACGGCGAAGCAGGTCGGACTCGGCAAGCACGGCTGGCTGAAAGAAGAGCGCGAGAAACGACAAGCGACCACTGAGAGTGAGTAA
- the spt4 gene encoding transcription elongation factor subunit Spt4: MASDRLACRECHAVVEPDEDTCPICGSTSLTEDWAGYVIIAHPDESQIAEEMEVTKPGKYALKVR; the protein is encoded by the coding sequence ATGGCCAGTGACCGCCTCGCCTGCCGCGAATGTCACGCCGTGGTCGAACCCGACGAGGACACCTGTCCCATCTGTGGCTCGACCAGTCTCACCGAGGACTGGGCCGGCTACGTCATCATCGCCCACCCCGACGAGAGCCAGATCGCCGAGGAGATGGAAGTAACCAAGCCGGGCAAGTACGCGCTGAAGGTCCGATAG
- a CDS encoding GTP-dependent dephospho-CoA kinase family protein — MRGELKEPMGPIFTDAERLLDAAGDPLVAVGDVVTYHLERAGVLPDVAVVDGLTKREEVADDVAEGVARLGGETREVRVENPAGTVSRGLVEALRDAISDPEPTLLVVEGEEDLVTLPAIVAAPLGASVVYGQPDEGMVLADVTDESKAEMRDLLSRMEGDSDALFEILDAA, encoded by the coding sequence ATGCGCGGGGAACTCAAGGAGCCGATGGGGCCGATTTTCACCGACGCCGAGCGCCTGCTGGACGCGGCTGGCGACCCGCTCGTCGCCGTCGGCGACGTCGTGACCTACCACCTCGAACGCGCCGGGGTCCTCCCGGACGTCGCGGTCGTGGACGGCCTGACCAAGCGCGAGGAGGTCGCCGACGACGTTGCCGAGGGCGTCGCCCGACTCGGCGGCGAGACCCGCGAGGTCCGCGTCGAGAATCCCGCGGGAACCGTCTCCCGGGGGTTGGTCGAGGCCCTCCGAGACGCCATCTCGGACCCGGAGCCGACGCTGCTCGTGGTCGAAGGCGAGGAGGACCTCGTGACGCTCCCCGCAATCGTTGCCGCGCCGCTCGGCGCGAGCGTCGTCTACGGCCAACCCGACGAGGGGATGGTGCTGGCCGACGTGACCGACGAGTCGAAGGCCGAGATGCGTGACCTACTGAGCAGGATGGAGGGCGATTCGGACGCGCTGTTCGAGATTCTGGACGCGGCGTAG
- a CDS encoding 30S ribosomal protein S24e, protein MEVEILSEEQNPMLHRSEVRFQIVHDEATPSRLSVRDSLAAKLDKDSSEVVVHEMNTKFGMRKTVGYAKVYDSPEHARDVEQDYMLERNKISADTDAEAEAEAEEAE, encoded by the coding sequence ATGGAAGTCGAAATCCTCTCCGAGGAGCAGAATCCGATGCTCCACCGGTCCGAAGTGCGGTTCCAGATCGTCCACGACGAAGCGACCCCCTCGCGGCTGTCGGTCCGCGACAGCCTCGCGGCGAAGCTCGATAAGGATTCGAGCGAGGTCGTCGTCCACGAGATGAACACCAAGTTCGGCATGCGCAAGACCGTCGGCTACGCGAAGGTCTACGACAGCCCCGAACACGCCCGCGACGTCGAGCAGGACTACATGCTCGAACGCAACAAGATCTCCGCAGACACTGACGCCGAGGCAGAGGCCGAGGCGGAGGAGGCCGAATAA
- a CDS encoding 30S ribosomal protein S27ae, with protein sequence MARNEYYNDDGTTDKEQCTRCGDAFLADHDDRLHCGRCGYTEWK encoded by the coding sequence ATGGCACGAAACGAGTACTACAACGACGACGGCACGACCGACAAAGAACAGTGTACCCGGTGTGGCGACGCGTTCCTCGCCGACCACGACGACCGCCTCCACTGCGGTCGCTGTGGGTATACCGAGTGGAAGTAG